In the Arthrobacter zhaoxinii genome, one interval contains:
- a CDS encoding immunity protein YezG family protein — protein MSEVQLFFDRNGTTKGAEPSDDTLDLIRELRKLMYRLSYGTWFSLTMKIDDQGHAETHYNYDEESDWSFPLDDESYVEDQQRFPREPEHIPAWLAPKLGLGSHGS, from the coding sequence GTGTCGGAGGTCCAGCTCTTCTTTGACCGGAACGGCACGACGAAGGGGGCCGAACCTTCGGATGACACGCTCGACCTCATCCGAGAGTTGCGCAAGCTTATGTATCGCCTGTCCTACGGCACCTGGTTCTCCCTGACCATGAAGATCGATGACCAGGGCCACGCGGAGACGCATTACAACTACGACGAGGAATCGGACTGGAGTTTCCCGCTGGATGACGAATCCTACGTAGAGGACCAGCAGAGGTTCCCGCGGGAACCGGAGCACATTCCCGCGTGGCTGGCTCCGAAGCTCGGGCTTGGCAGCCATGGTTCGTGA